A genomic window from Nocardioides rotundus includes:
- a CDS encoding TIGR03557 family F420-dependent LLM class oxidoreductase, whose product MTRFGYTLMTEQSPPLSLVEQARRAEAAGFDFEVSSDHYFPWLSAQGHASYAWSVLGAVAQATERVELMTYVTCPTVRYHPAVVAQKAATMGVLSQGRFTLGLGSGENLNEHVVGEGWPSVDARHEMLVEALEIIRELFGSDMVTYVGRHFRVDSARLWDRPETPVRIATAVSGPKSIERFAPLSEDLVAVEPNADFVSTWNATQGAPRIGQDARAIGQIPICWDPDRDAAVQRAHEQFRWFAGGWGVNADLPTTAGFAAATQFVRPEDVAENIPCGPDLDAIVEAVSAYWKAGFTDIALVQIGDESTGPFFDQAAEPLLAKLRDAAPGS is encoded by the coding sequence ATGACCCGGTTCGGCTACACCCTGATGACCGAGCAGTCCCCGCCGCTGTCCCTGGTGGAGCAGGCCAGGCGCGCGGAGGCTGCGGGCTTCGACTTCGAGGTGAGCAGCGACCACTACTTCCCCTGGCTGAGCGCGCAGGGGCACGCGTCGTACGCCTGGAGCGTGCTCGGCGCGGTCGCCCAGGCCACCGAGCGGGTCGAGCTGATGACCTACGTCACCTGCCCAACGGTGCGCTATCACCCCGCGGTGGTGGCGCAGAAGGCGGCGACCATGGGCGTGCTCTCCCAGGGTCGCTTCACTCTCGGCCTGGGCTCGGGGGAGAACCTCAACGAGCACGTCGTGGGTGAGGGCTGGCCGAGCGTCGACGCGCGGCACGAGATGCTGGTGGAGGCGCTGGAGATCATCCGCGAGCTCTTCGGCAGTGACATGGTCACCTACGTCGGGCGGCACTTCCGGGTCGACTCCGCGCGGCTCTGGGACCGGCCCGAGACCCCGGTCCGGATCGCCACCGCGGTCAGTGGCCCGAAGTCCATCGAGCGCTTCGCCCCGCTGTCGGAGGACCTGGTCGCCGTGGAGCCGAACGCCGACTTCGTCTCGACCTGGAACGCGACGCAGGGGGCGCCGCGGATCGGCCAGGACGCCCGCGCCATCGGACAGATCCCGATCTGCTGGGACCCCGATCGCGATGCCGCCGTGCAGCGGGCGCACGAGCAGTTCCGCTGGTTCGCCGGCGGCTGGGGAGTCAACGCCGACCTGCCGACGACCGCCGGCTTCGCCGCCGCGACCCAGTTCGTCCGGCCCGAGGACGTCGCCGAGAACATCCCCTGCGGGCCGGACCTCGACGCGATCGTCGAGGCGGTGTCGGCCTACTGGAAGGCCGGGTTCACCGACATCGCGCTGGTCCAGATCGGCGACGAGTCCACCGGCCCCTTCTTCGACCAGGCCGCAGAGCCGCTGCTCGCCAAGCTCCGCGACGCGGCGCCGGGCTCCTGA
- a CDS encoding SDR family oxidoreductase — MPQPQQQTPPGLQSRMEPRPDCGEESYQGSGRLAGKRAIITGGDSGIGRAVAIAYAREGADVLLSYLDEHEDAADTARLVEEAGQRCVRVAGDISDAGHCREIVNHAVRQLGGVDILVCNAAFQMTHDTLEEISDEEWQKTFAINIHAMFYLVKSALPYLAKGSSIIGSSSVNSDSPNPTLAPYAATKAAIANFAASLAQLLGDRGIRVNSVAPGPIWTPLIPATLPTDAVESFGDDVPLGRVGQPAELAPVYVMLASDEASYVSGARVAVTGGRPIL, encoded by the coding sequence GTGCCGCAGCCACAGCAGCAGACCCCACCGGGCCTCCAGAGCAGGATGGAGCCGCGCCCGGACTGCGGCGAGGAGAGCTACCAGGGATCGGGCCGGCTGGCCGGCAAGCGCGCCATCATCACCGGCGGTGACAGCGGGATCGGCCGGGCGGTCGCGATCGCCTACGCCCGCGAGGGCGCCGACGTGCTCTTGTCCTACCTCGACGAGCACGAGGACGCCGCCGACACCGCACGCCTCGTCGAGGAGGCGGGCCAGCGGTGCGTGCGGGTCGCCGGAGACATCTCCGACGCAGGCCACTGCCGGGAGATCGTCAACCACGCCGTCCGCCAGCTCGGCGGCGTGGACATCCTGGTCTGCAACGCCGCCTTCCAGATGACTCACGACACTCTCGAGGAGATCAGCGACGAGGAGTGGCAGAAGACCTTCGCGATCAACATCCACGCGATGTTCTACCTGGTGAAGTCGGCGCTGCCCTACCTCGCCAAGGGGTCGTCGATCATCGGCAGCTCGTCGGTCAACTCCGACTCGCCGAACCCCACGCTGGCGCCGTACGCCGCGACGAAGGCGGCGATCGCGAACTTCGCCGCGAGCCTGGCCCAGCTGCTCGGCGACCGCGGCATCCGGGTCAACAGCGTCGCCCCAGGGCCGATCTGGACACCGCTGATCCCGGCGACCCTGCCGACCGACGCGGTCGAGTCGTTCGGCGACGACGTCCCCCTCGGCCGCGTGGGCCAGCCCGCGGAGCTCGCTCCGGTCTACGTGATGCTCGCCTCCGACGAGGCGTCCTACGTCTCCGGTGCCCGGGTCGCCGTGACCGGCGGGCGGCCGATCCTCTAG